The sequence below is a genomic window from Ficedula albicollis isolate OC2 chromosome 2, FicAlb1.5, whole genome shotgun sequence.
TAGAGGTCCATGCTGGAGAAGGATCAGAGCAGTTTTGACATGCCTCTAAGAAAGTTTGTCAGTGTGCTCATGCACGTTTTGTTGTTGTGCTTTGCTCCTGAAGGGCTGATGAAGATGTGTTACTGTGTCTGGCATCAAAGCCTTCCAGAGAAAGTAGTTTCCTAAAGGCAAGGTGTTTTCAAGACCAAGTGAAAGTTCTTGTCAAGagcagaataaaatacaaaattgttttaagtaaaaaaaaaaaaaaaaaaaaaaaaaaaaaaaaaggccagcCTGACTAGTTAcccattttaaaagcatatacAAAATCCAGAAAGTAATTGATGCATAGGGCCTTAAAGAAGAGTGTGCAACTGAAAATCTTGTAAATGAGAGGTGTGGTATACTTCTGTTACACTTCCCATGTGGATATAGTTCCAAAATGGTGCTTAATATGACATAATAAATAACTCAAAACAAGTGGTTTGATAAGTAAAGATTTCCCTATTTCACTTCCTGCTTTAACAAGCACTTCCCACTGTAAAATTCCTTTGAGactttttgaaacattttattctttgaaaatattattttaaaagctgtctAGAGAAGTTGGGAACAGAAATTGCCTTTCTGGATAGgaacagcaaacaaaacactttCTATTTTCAGTCTCCAAAGTTGTCCAATACCATATGTCTTAGGGGAAATATAAGAACTGTTGGAAGGGGAACTTGGCCCATGTTAATTAATGCTGTGATTATAGTGTGTTCTTAAGCACCTGAATAGCCCAATAtctatttcatgttttctatGTGTTCACAATCTTTCTAGATTCTGAGCTTTATGGAGAATCAATCCCATTAACCACTGGTCTTACTAATTATGGAAGCTTTTGCTCTCTGTAAAACTCCTAAATGGCAAAAAACCCCTGTTGTCAAAACCCCCCAAATGAGACCAGCTTCTAAAACAAAAGGGATGCTCTATAGCCTTGACTCTGTAGAGCAGGGAGTATTTTTACTTATTCAGATGTTTTGTTAGCTTAAACGTTTATAACATACACTTATCTCTAGAAACATCTGTGTCAAATCATTTTCATACCTCTAACACTACTGTGGTTCGGCAGCCATTACGcctgcattaatttttttaaaagtttttctccTATGTAGGCTACAAAAATAGCAAGCAAAATCACTGCACTAAAAAGCTAGAACACTGTTGACTCACTCTTCATGTTGAATCTAACCTGATTAAAGCTTCATTTGAAAtactttagttttaaaatactattaCCACACTGATTTCCTGAACAGCTACAGGATATTAGCTTTTTAATGACAGATCAATTACATTATCATTTTAGCATGAGTAGCATATAAAACATGAGACGAGTAAAAGAGAGCCTTCAGAAGTATTGAACTCAAAAGTCACTCAGGTATTAGGCCCTAGAAGTTAGAGCTACTCTGAGAAAAATCTAAGTGATTAGGACTCAACCatacacaaaggaaaatatacCATGAAATATCAGAGTCCATTCTAAGTGCATAAAATTTTCCATTCCATGCTGTATGACAGACCTTAGTAATTTAGCATTATTTTTAGAGATACACAACCAGACTAGTAAAAAATATGACTGAGACTGAGTTTAAATGAGCGAGGTACCTTGTATAATGTACAGTCGAGAGATGTTTCCAAAGAACCAGTGTAACTTTATAACCTCTAGTTCACTTCAAAAAATCTCTTAGCTGGCAAGCTTAGGCCCCCAGTCAGGTAACTTGATACatccttttcatttatttgcaaatacCCAAGTCTGTAAGCAAATGCAAACTTTGGTAAATATGTATTCcgtggggttttgtttgtttgtttgtttgtttgtggggttttttgtagcTGCCTTAAAGACGATATCCAGGAGAGATTCAGCAGCCATTCATCACAGAGTTGATCTCACAATTCCATATTTTCACTGGACACAACTTATAATGCAGCAGAAACTTCTTGTTCTCCAGTAGATTGTGTGTATGTGGAGCTTGCTCGTTCAGCTGTATCAGCATAGAAAACAGGACACAATTTAGACATGTGGACTGCAATCTGTTTATGGAAAAAGCTGCGAAGATATTTCCTAAATTTTTCTCCAGCAAAGGCATAAATTATAGGGTTGATACAACAATGGATCATTGAGATTGTTTCTGTCACTTGAATTGCTTTGTGCAGTCGACCATTCCCTTCACAAGTAGAGATGGAAAATGCACCTTGAAAATCACGCAAGAGAATGCAAATGTTGTATGgtgcccagaaaaaaaagtagataatCATGATTATAAAAATAAGCCTGACTGCTTTATGTTTCTTCTCATTCCTACATTGCAGTAACGTCTTTATAATTTGTGTGTAGCTGCAGATCATGATTAACATTGGAATAAGAAGTCCCAGGATGTTCATTTTTAAGGTGAGGAATTGCTTCCatgcatttctctgctctgaTGGATAATGAGCACTGCAAGTATAGCCTGAACTTTCCTTCTGAGTTTTGTGAAATACCACCCCAGGGACAGAAATAAGAATAGCAACAGCCCAAGTGACAACGCTGGCGAGGATGCCGTAGGCAACTGACCTGGCTTTCAGAGCAAACACTGCGTGCACTATGGCCAGGTACCTGTCCAGAGTCAAGAGGATTATGAAAAAGATGCCACTGTAGAAGCCAAGGAGGTAGACACCTGACAGAATTCGACACAGTGCTTCCCCAAAAATCCAGTCGTGAACTGCATAATAAGCccaaaaagggagagaaaatacaaacagcAGATCAGAAATGGCCAAGTTGAGCAGGTAGATGTCAGTCATAC
It includes:
- the LOC101819083 gene encoding C-C chemokine receptor type 5-like; amino-acid sequence: MGNETTDFTDWPLTTEFDYSDSTPCPATEEKHFAANFLPPLYSLVLIFGLTGNMLVVLILVKYKRLKSMTDIYLLNLAISDLLFVFSLPFWAYYAVHDWIFGEALCRILSGVYLLGFYSGIFFIILLTLDRYLAIVHAVFALKARSVAYGILASVVTWAVAILISVPGVVFHKTQKESSGYTCSAHYPSEQRNAWKQFLTLKMNILGLLIPMLIMICSYTQIIKTLLQCRNEKKHKAVRLIFIIMIIYFFFWAPYNICILLRDFQGAFSISTCEGNGRLHKAIQVTETISMIHCCINPIIYAFAGEKFRKYLRSFFHKQIAVHMSKLCPVFYADTAERASSTYTQSTGEQEVSAAL